Within Staphylococcus sp. NRL 16/872, the genomic segment AAAGTTCTTTGATGGTCAAGCGCCATATATCTTTGCACATAGAGGTGGTATGGCTGTGCGTCCAGAACAAACGCAGTTAGCCTTTGATAACGCGGTGAATCACGGTTTAGATGGTTTTGAAACAGACGTCAGACTCACTAAAGATGAAGAATTAATCGTCTTTCACGATGCCTCAGTTGATCGTACTACAAATGGTTCTGGAAAAGTCAGCGAACATACGTTAACCGAATTAAAACGTTTAGATGCAGGTTATCACTTTACCGATATTAATGGCACTCATCCATATCGTGGTCATGAACATGCAAAAATTTTAACTTTTGATGAATTGTTAACTATGTATCCTGAGATGTATATCAATGTAGATTTGAAAGATACACCTGAGAGTTACGAAGGCTCTGTTGCTCCAAATAAAATGTATGAAATTATTGTTAAAAATAATGCACAACATCGTGTACTTGTAACGAGCTTCCACAAAGCACAAAACGAACGTTTTAGATTAATTAGTAATAATGATGTAGCTATTGGCGCGAGTCAACAAGAAGTAGCTGAAGGATTTGTTAAATTCAACACCGGTTTTGGTCATACTTATCAGCCTGTCGCTGATACTTTCCAAATGCCAACCAAATTTAAAGGAATCCCTTTAACTTCCCAACGTTTCATTCAATGGCTTCATTTATTAAATATTGTTCCAGGTTATTACGGCGTAAATAGCATTGATTTAATGACCGATTTATATTCAAAAGGGGCACATACCCTCGTTACAGATCGTCCAGATCTAGGTAGACAATTTAAAACCTCTTTAATGACTACAACTAAATAATTTAGAATTAAAAAAGTGAGATATTGAAGATTTTATGATACATCTTCAATATCTCACTTTTCTATATTACAAGCTACAATTGCATGAACCCCCTGTGGCACATCCACTATGATCTGTTTTAAAGAAAGGATTTCCAGCTTCAATCTTAACATTCTCAGAAACAGAAAAAGCAATCTTACTTACTACTTCATCAATTAAATTTTGCAATGCCACTTCTTTAGATTTATATTCCATTACAACAGGTAACATTTCATAAGCACGTTTACGACGGCGCGTGTCCATCATCACATTTTGATAATCTGGATGATATTTTCCGAAGCGCATTACTTCATCGTATTTCATCTTAGATTTTAAGAAAGCTTGATACATTAGATGAGCTTCATCATTACGGTTTAAATTTTCATGTGCCTCTTTATACTCATAATAAAGTTGAGATTGTACAATCATGTCAGATAATTCATCAATATCATCTAAAATAGACATTGTTTCTTCAGTGTACATATTCTAATAAGCCTCCTTTCCAGAAATAGTCATTATAATCTTACTTTTCAACAAAGATAAGCGAATAATAATTCTTCATTACTTCTCCACCCATTTCGTCATACTTCGTATTCAATATCCTTGAACGATGCATATCTGAATTCATCCAACTATGAATAAGCGTAGGAACATCATCGAAATCATAACCTACATTTTGGCTTGTCGATTTAAAATCAATATTCTCATTTTCGAGTTGACTTTTCAGCGCATCTTCAGTGAATTCGACATCCTCTTTGCTTGTCGCCTCATATAAATTCATAGCAGCAATGTGCGCAATATCTGAATTAATTGCTAACGGTTTAATTCCTTTTAGTTTACGCATTTCATTTGTAATTTCATATAACGTCATCAGTTGATTAGGATTTTGTTCATGCGGTAACTTATCTACGTTCTTATCATTCAACTCTCCACTATCATCACTTGTGTCAGAACTATCTTCTTCACTTGCTAATTGATAAGGCTTTAAGAAAGCTAATGATTCTTTATCCAAATAACGAATCCCCATAATACGATTTGTTTGTTGATCAACATAAATTTGTGCATAAATCTTACCATATTTAATTAATGCTTGTGTTTTGATATCTTCATCTGATAATTCGAAGTTATATTCCTTGTCCTTAACTTTGAATGAAGGGTCGGGATTTATACTTGTATTTTCAAAAATGTGAGAGGCACTTTCATTGATTTTTAAAGGGTCAATTTTAGCCTTTTGGCCAGTAGCATAAACTGATTTAATTTTATTGTGTTTTGTAGAGACTATGTAATATTGTTGGTCTCTTTTAAATATATAGTTCGAATAATCCCCTTTAAAAGGATAAATACGATTGGCTTGTCCAAACTTATTTGTAAGATAACTAATATCTTGGCCAATCCATGTTCCTGCTCCTTCTTTAGGTGCTGGATTTTCAGTTTCCGTTTGTGAATGAGGCGTCTTTTCCGTACGATTCGTTGTTGTAGATTTATTTGGATTTTCTAATACATCGAATTTTAATCTCGGTGAGTAAAATAAATATATTAGGAAAACAACTAAAAATATAACGCCTAAAACTTTAATAATTAACTTTGCCATCTTTCACCCACCTACTTTGAATTATATCTATTGTACAAAATAACTATTTTAACAATCAAGGCATCTATGTCACACTTAAATCTGAAATGAGCCAAAGTAGGTTATACCTAGTTTGCAAATATATTAAACTCTATCAGTTTAATATATTTGTATATATTCTTAATTTCATAAAAAAGTCCTTCAAAGTTGTCATTTTTCAATAACAACTTTGAAGGATCTATTTTTAAATCATTTTTCACTCATTCAGATTAATTACTTTCGTTCATTATTTTACAATCCAAGGGTTGCTTTAATTAATGAAGTTGTTTCCCCACCAGGATAAAAGACATAAAGTAGTAAGTACACGACCACACCAGTAATGGCAGTAAAGAACCAAATCACTGATGCAACAGGTCCAGCTTTTCTATGCCAATTAAATTTATCCTTAAATGCAGTAATAATTTGAATTAATCCTAATACCCCACCAATTGTAGCAAGGTTAATGTGGAATATTAAGAAAATTTTATAATACGTTCTTACAGAATCAGGTCCACCGAAATCAGTATTACCTATAAATATTGTTCGTGATGCGTAAATAATAAAGAACGTTAATGCAAAGCCTGCTGCCCATAACATTGTTTTTTTATGCTTATCAATGTGGCGATGCCAGATTTGCCACCAGCCGATTGCCACTAGAATAGCACTTATAACAATACAACTTGTACTAATCGTTGGTAGAATAGGTAAATTCATAAGTTTCATCCTTATTTACTTTAAAATATTTTAAATCATTTTAATTAACGAAACGACCACAACTAAAACAAAAAAGACTACTAAATAATTTAGTGAATATATAAACATTTTTGTTGCCCATTTAGTTTGATCAGTATTTTTCTTAAATGTTGTTAGGCCAACGTAAATCCAACCTAGATTTAATAATGTTGCTAATACTACAAAAGTAGTGCCTAAACTTGATAATAAAAATGGTAATGGAAGTAATAAAACTAGCCAAATAAACATGCTTACTCTCGTACGTTTAAAACCTTTCACTGATGGTAACATTGGAATGTTAGCTAATGAATATTCATCACTACGTTTAATTGCTAAGGCGTAGAAATGAATTGGTTGCCAACAAAAAATAACTAAAAATAGTGCAAAAGCGGCTAAACTAACATGTCCATCAATAGCAACCCATCCAATTAATGGAGGTACTGCTCCAGGAAAACTTCCGACTACTGTATTCCAAGTTGTATGTCTCTTAGACCATATAGAATAATAAGACACATAACCTACAATGCCGATAAGGCCTAATACACCTGATGGTACATTTAACAAGAATAAGCAAGCCTCACCTATTAACATCATACCGAAACTTAATAATAATAAGTGTTTATCTGAAATTCTATCATTTACTGTCGGTCTATTTTGCTTACTTGGCATAATACTATCAATATCTTGATCATAGTAATTATTCAATGCACAAGCGCCGCCCATAATTAATGTTGAACCAATCAACATTAAGAGAATTTGAGGTATTGACGATAGGAAGGAATGATTTGTCATCACAACCGCCAACCAAGCACCAGCAAATGCGGGAATTAAATTACCTTGAACTAAACCCATTTTAATAATCTGCTGTAATTCTTTAAAACTCACACGGTCCGAGTGTTGTGATAAAGTTTGTTCTTTACTCATGGTCCCCCTCCTTAATTTTTCCATATAGTACTATGATATAGTAATTATCAATAAATGACTAGTTTATATAAAATTAAATTGTGACACTTTAACGACATTATATGTGAGCAATTTTTTGTTACTATTTAATGTTGTATAATTGATTTAATATTATAAATCCAAAAATTTAGACATTAACTCAGGCTATGTTATCTTATAGTGAATAGCATTGAAATTCCTGAATTAATGATGGGGTGTTTAACATTGTTTAATAAACGAAACCTTAAATGGTTATCAGTATTAGCAACAATTATTATGGCTTTTGTTCAACTTGGTGGGGCATTGGTAACTAAGACAGGCTCTGAAGATGGTTGTGGAGCTTCGTGGCCACTATGTCATGGTGCATTATTACCTCAGAACTTGCCAATCGCTACTATTATAGAATTAAGCCATCGTGCTGTATCTGGCATATCATTAATTATAGTTCTATGGCTTGCCATTACGGCTTGGAAAAGAATCGGGTATATCAAAGAAGTTAAGCCATTGGCAGTTATAAGTGTCGCTTTCTTATTAGTACAAGCTTTAATTGGCGCAGCGGCAGTAATCTGGCAACAAAACTCTTATGTTTTAGCGCTTCATTTCGGCATCTCACTCATAAGTTTCTCTTCTGTATTCGTTTTAATGCTTATTATTTTTGAAGTAGATAAAAAATATGAAGCTGATGAGCTATTCATCAAAAAGCCATTAAGAACACTTACATGGATAATGACAGTAATAGTTTACTTAACTATTTATACAGGAGCATTGGTTAGACATGCAAAAGCAAGTTTAGCATATGGTGCATGGCCATTACCTTTTAATGACATTATTCCACATACAGAACAAGACTGGGTACAATTTGCTCATCGTGGTATGGCATTTATCACGTTTTTCTGGATTATGATTACTTTTATTCATGCAGTAAAAAATTATTCAGAGAATCGTACGATTAGATATGGCTATACAGCTGCATTTATTTTAATCATTATCCAAGTTATAACTGGTGCGCTTTCAGTTATAACGCATGTTAATCTAATTATCGCGTTAATCCATGCATTATGTATTACTATTTTATTTGGTTTAATCGCATATTTTATTTTACTTATGCTACGTTCAATTAGAAGTGACCGTAGAATTAAGTAATTAAAAAGCCTTGGACATTATTATTAAATGTCCAAGGCTTCTTTCACATTTAGGCAGTAGCTAACTGAATTAAAAATACACCTGTGACAAGGTTTTTTTATTCTAGTTATCCTTGCCGGGGAGCGGGCCCCAACATAGAGACTTTCGTAAAGAATGTCTACAGCCAACGCAAGTTGGGGTTCGGGGCCCTAGCACAGAGAATTTCATTAAGAAATTCCACAAACAAAGCAAACTGGCGTTGGATGACGAAATTATTTAAATTTCTATCCCTCTCCCTCTGTTTTTTCAATTTCTATTAATAAATCACCTGTAGCAATTGCATCGCCACTCACTACTGTGACCTTCTTGATGATACCATTAAACGGTGCTTGAACCGTTGTTTCCATCTTCATTGCTTCAGTAATAAGTAATGGTTGGTTCACTTTAACTTCATCGCCAACCGCTACTTTCACTTCTGTTACAGATCCGGGCATTTGAGCACCAATGTGATTAGGATTTGTTTTATCTGCTTTCGGTTTCACATTCGCATTTGTTTTAATATTTTCATCTTTGATATTAATTCGACGTGCTTGTCCATTCATCACATAATACAGTGTGCGATTACCGTTTTCATCTGGTTCACTTATCGTTTCTAATTTAATAATGAGACGTTTACCTGTATCAATTTCAATTTCCACTGTCTCGCCGTTGCGCATACCAAAGAAGAAAGTTGGCGTATCTAAAAGTGATAAATTACCATATTGTTGTTTCGTTTGAATAAACTGATCAAATACTTTCGGATATAATACATAACTAATGACATCTTGTTCAGTAACTTCACCGTATTCTTTTTCACAAAGCTCTTGTCTAATTGCCTCAAAGTCTACTGGCTCTAAATATTCACCTGGACGTTCAGTTAATGGCTGTTGCCCTTTTAAAATAACGTCTTGTAACTTTTTATTAAATCCATTAACCGGTTGTCCGATATCTCCTTTAAAATATGAAACTACTGATTCTGGGAAATCTAACTTATTCCCTTGTTCAATAACTGATTGTTCATCTAAATCATTTTGTACCATGTAAAGTGCCATATCGCCTACTACTTTTGAAGATGGCGTTACTTTAACTATGTCTCCAAATAAGAAATTAACGCGACGATACATATCTTTAACTTCATTGAAACGGTTTCCTAAGCCTAAACTTTTCGCTTGTTGACCTAAGTTAGAGTATTGACCACCTGGCATTTCATGTTGATAAATTTCTGTATTAGGAGATTTAATATCACTCTCAAAATCACTATAATATGGACGTACATTACCC encodes:
- a CDS encoding glycerophosphodiester phosphodiesterase gives rise to the protein MTNKKRWALNLSLASAGLLGSLFFINKNKGVPTTKHIPKFFDGQAPYIFAHRGGMAVRPEQTQLAFDNAVNHGLDGFETDVRLTKDEELIVFHDASVDRTTNGSGKVSEHTLTELKRLDAGYHFTDINGTHPYRGHEHAKILTFDELLTMYPEMYINVDLKDTPESYEGSVAPNKMYEIIVKNNAQHRVLVTSFHKAQNERFRLISNNDVAIGASQQEVAEGFVKFNTGFGHTYQPVADTFQMPTKFKGIPLTSQRFIQWLHLLNIVPGYYGVNSIDLMTDLYSKGAHTLVTDRPDLGRQFKTSLMTTTK
- a CDS encoding YlbF family regulator; the protein is MYTEETMSILDDIDELSDMIVQSQLYYEYKEAHENLNRNDEAHLMYQAFLKSKMKYDEVMRFGKYHPDYQNVMMDTRRRKRAYEMLPVVMEYKSKEVALQNLIDEVVSKIAFSVSENVKIEAGNPFFKTDHSGCATGGSCNCSL
- a CDS encoding CAP domain-containing protein, yielding MAKLIIKVLGVIFLVVFLIYLFYSPRLKFDVLENPNKSTTTNRTEKTPHSQTETENPAPKEGAGTWIGQDISYLTNKFGQANRIYPFKGDYSNYIFKRDQQYYIVSTKHNKIKSVYATGQKAKIDPLKINESASHIFENTSINPDPSFKVKDKEYNFELSDEDIKTQALIKYGKIYAQIYVDQQTNRIMGIRYLDKESLAFLKPYQLASEEDSSDTSDDSGELNDKNVDKLPHEQNPNQLMTLYEITNEMRKLKGIKPLAINSDIAHIAAMNLYEATSKEDVEFTEDALKSQLENENIDFKSTSQNVGYDFDDVPTLIHSWMNSDMHRSRILNTKYDEMGGEVMKNYYSLIFVEK
- a CDS encoding DUF420 domain-containing protein, giving the protein MNLPILPTISTSCIVISAILVAIGWWQIWHRHIDKHKKTMLWAAGFALTFFIIYASRTIFIGNTDFGGPDSVRTYYKIFLIFHINLATIGGVLGLIQIITAFKDKFNWHRKAGPVASVIWFFTAITGVVVYLLLYVFYPGGETTSLIKATLGL
- the cyoE gene encoding heme o synthase, producing MSKEQTLSQHSDRVSFKELQQIIKMGLVQGNLIPAFAGAWLAVVMTNHSFLSSIPQILLMLIGSTLIMGGACALNNYYDQDIDSIMPSKQNRPTVNDRISDKHLLLLSFGMMLIGEACLFLLNVPSGVLGLIGIVGYVSYYSIWSKRHTTWNTVVGSFPGAVPPLIGWVAIDGHVSLAAFALFLVIFCWQPIHFYALAIKRSDEYSLANIPMLPSVKGFKRTRVSMFIWLVLLLPLPFLLSSLGTTFVVLATLLNLGWIYVGLTTFKKNTDQTKWATKMFIYSLNYLVVFFVLVVVVSLIKMI
- a CDS encoding heme A synthase; translated protein: MFNKRNLKWLSVLATIIMAFVQLGGALVTKTGSEDGCGASWPLCHGALLPQNLPIATIIELSHRAVSGISLIIVLWLAITAWKRIGYIKEVKPLAVISVAFLLVQALIGAAAVIWQQNSYVLALHFGISLISFSSVFVLMLIIFEVDKKYEADELFIKKPLRTLTWIMTVIVYLTIYTGALVRHAKASLAYGAWPLPFNDIIPHTEQDWVQFAHRGMAFITFFWIMITFIHAVKNYSENRTIRYGYTAAFILIIIQVITGALSVITHVNLIIALIHALCITILFGLIAYFILLMLRSIRSDRRIK